A segment of the Catharus ustulatus isolate bCatUst1 chromosome 12, bCatUst1.pri.v2, whole genome shotgun sequence genome:
aggaggaggaggaggaggaagcagggcTGCGTGTGCCCAGCCCCTGTGACTCACTGAGCTCCGAAACCACAAATTCCTGCCTGAGGCCGGGCCTGGAGCCGCCTCCTCTGTCCCAGAGCCAcggggaactgggaatggggaacaggAATtaggaatggggaatgggagaatggggaattggggaatGGGAGAATGGGGAACAGGGAATTGGAAATGGGGAACTGGGAAGAGAGAACAGGGAATTGGGAACAGGGAagagggaattgggaatggggaacaaGGAACAGGGAAGAGGGAATGGGGAACAAGGAACAGGGAAGAGGGAATttggaatggggaatggggaacaggagcagattccagcctggccttggacactcccggggatccagggcagccacaactgctctgggaattccagcccagccaggaattccttcccaatatcccatccatccctgccctctgccactgggagccattccctgtgtcctgttctccatcccttgtcccagtccctctccagctctcctggatcccttcaggctctggaaggagccctgagctctccctggagcttctctcAGTTCAGGTCCCATTTCCACCACGGAAAAACACCGGAATTCTGTGGGATCTGGGGGCTGCAGACTCCAACAGCTCCTCGGTGGTTCCAGAGCCCGGGAAGCTCCGGAATCCCGTCTAATCTTTAACTGGAGGCGTTTCCAGCGGGGTTGTGTTGCTTCATTGCTCTCCTGCCTCGTtaatttttccctccctctccagccaTTCCCGGTGTTCCGGAGTTTTCCTGGCGCTGCCTCACACcggagctgcccagggcagaggtaGAGCCTGGGATGGGAGGAATCCAAGGGGAATTCCAGGGGCTGAGGGGGTTCTTTGGGAATGGCTCAGTGGCACATCCAAAGGCTGATTCCCAGTGGGAAGTTGGgatggctggagcagcccaggatgctgcagaggCTCCGGGAGCTCTCGGAATCCTGGGAATCCAGACCCTTGAATTCCtctggatcctgctgggatcaaGCTGAGCCAGAgcatggagcaggagctccctTCCCGCTTTTCCTGCTCCGGGTGgtccctggcaggagggaaggagggatcatggatttttccctttgttcccAGAGCGGAGGCGGCGCTACCGACACCAGGATCGGGTAAGAACCGGAGCCAGGATATTCCATGGGGATCCACCTGTgtccctcctgcttcccaagGGGCATTCCTGCATCCAGGGATCTCAGTGGGATCCCCAGGGGATCCCCAGCTGTTCCCACATCCCTCTGatctgctggaattcctgtccctctgggaactgggatcatccatctcctgctgctccttggggaTCCCAACAGCCCTCGGGGGATGGATGCTCCCCGTCCCACGGGAACCCTCTGGGATCCAATTCCACCTCCCAGGAATTCTCATCCCCTCCAGGATCGTGGTGGGAGCGGCGCCATTCCCGGGGGATGTGGCCAGGAGGGCTTTGAGCCATCCCATgggaagctgagctggaaaatCCCCGGGATCCGGAGCCGACCATGCTGAGCTCCAAGCCCCGGCTGCTCCGCGCCCACCAAGTGCCCGAGGTCAGCGGGAATTCTCTCCCTGATCCCGAGgatctgtgggatttgggatgggataggaACAGTGGGGAGGGGCACAGCTGTGTCCgactctgggattttggggatacTCTCCATtcattcccatctccatccccattcccgttcctgttcccatccccatccccatccccatccccatccccatccccatccccattcccatccccatccccactcccattcccatattcccattcccatccccatccccatccccatattcccattcccaatcccccaGAGCTACCGGGAGCCGGGAATTCTCTCCGGGTACCGCCCTCCCCGGAGCTCGGTCTCCGAGTGCCTGCTCAGCCTCTTCGGGATGAACAACGAGACCCTCAACATCTGGACACACCTGGTGCCCGCCGGGTGAGTGCCCTCggccctgggcacacctgggggtgcTCTCAgaccctgggcacacctgggcacacctgggggtgtccctcaacacctgggcacacctgggcacacctgggggtaccctcaacacctgggcacacctgggggtgcTCTCAgaccctgggcacacctgggcacacctgggggtgtccctcaacacctgggcacacctgggcacacctgggggtaccctcaacacctgggcacacctgggggtgcTCTCAGACCCTgaacacacctggacacacctggtgCCCGCCGAGTGAgtgccctgggcacacctgggggtgtCCCTCACACACCTGGTGAGTGCCCTCAGCttctgggcacacctgggcacacctggagggGGCTCCTGAACATCTGGaaacacctgaacacacctgggtgTGCCCTCAGCACCAGAACACATCGGGTGGGTGCCCCTTAACTCCTGGGCACACCTGGttcccacctgggcacacttgggcacacctgggtatGCTGTCAGCCCcatggcacacctgggcacatctggggttgcTCTCAGCCActgaacacacctgagcacacctggaggGGGCTCCTTAACATCTGgacacacctgaacacacctgggtgTGCCCTCAGCACCAGAACACATCGAGTGGGTGCCCCTTAACttctgggcacacctggggttGCTCTCAGCCCCTGAACACACCTGGAGGGGATTCCTGAACATCTGGaaacacctgaacacacctgggtgTGCCCTCAGCACCAGAACACATCGAGTGGGTGCCCCTTAACTCCTGGGCACACCTGGttcccacctgggcacacctgggcacacctgggggtgtcccttaacacctgggcacacctggagggTGCTCCTTAACATCTGgacacacctgaacacacctgggtgTGCCTTCAGCACCAGAACACATCGGGTGGGTGCCTCTTAacatctgggcacacctggTCAGTGCCCTCAGCttctgggcacacctgggcacatctggaGGTGCCCTCaacacctgtgcacacctggggggTGCCCCTtaacacctgggcacacctgggcacacctgggcacacctgagcatgCCCTCAGCCCcatggcacacctgggcacacctggaggtGCCCTcaacacctgggcacacctggtgCTCACCTGATTGGTGCCTGTAGCCCCTGGGTACATCTGGTGcccccctgggcacacctgggcacacctggtgGGTGCCTTTAGTCcctgtgcacacctgggcacacctgtgttcacctgggcacacctggaggtGCCCTCAGCCGCTGGGCACATCTGGCACCCCTCtgtgctcacctgggcacacctgtgcacacctggtGCTCACCTGGTGGGTACCTTTagcccctgggcacacctgggcacacctggaggtgccctcagcccctgtgctcacctggtgcccacctgtgcacacctggtGACCCCTCTCATTCCCTCAGGTAtttcctctggctgctcctggcgCGGCTCCGGGATTCCGGGGTGgagccgggggcggggccgttCCTGGCCTACCTGGGCACGTGCGCGCTGTACCCGCTGGCGTCGAGCGCTGCCCACACCTTGGGGGCCGTGGGCGGGCACGGCCGGCACCGCGCCTACTGCTGCGACTACGCCGCGCTCAGCCTCTACAGCCTGGGTGAGCCCGGCCTAAGGGCCGCGGGGGCTGAGCCCGGCTTTGGGAGGTCGCGGGGATTGAGCTCGGGTTTATGGGGTTTTGGGAATTGAGCTCGGGTTTATGGGGTctcagggctgagcctggctttgGGGGATCACGGGGATTGAgcttggttttggggggtttcaggGATTGAGCCCGGCTTTGGGGGGTCTTTGGGATTGAGCTCGGGTttatggggttttgggattGAGCTCAGGTTTGGGAGTCGCGGGGATTGAGCTCGGCTTTTGGGGGGGTCACGGGGATTGAGCTCGGGTTTATGGGGTATTAAGATTGAGCTTGGCTTTGGGGGGTCGTGGGGATTGAGCTTGGGTtaatggggttttggggattgagctggggttaatggggttttggggattgaGCCTGGCTTTAGGGGGTCTTCAGGATTAAGCTTGGGTTTATGGGGTTGTGAGGATTGAGCTCGGCTTTGGGGGGTTTCAGGGATTGAGCTCGAgtttatggggttttggggattgaGTCCAGCTTTGGGGGATCTCAGGGATTGAATccagttttgggggattttggggattgaGCTTGGGTTTACGGGGTTTCAGGGATTGAGCTCGGGTTAATGGGGTTTCTGAATTTCAGCCTGGGTTTgtgagattttgggaatttagcctggatttatgggattttgggaattttgggaatagGAGGAGCCTGGGTTTGTGGGGTTTCAGGAATTTAGCCTGGGTTTATGgggttttgggaattctggaggtGGGAGGAGCCCgggtttgtgggattttggggatttagcctggatttatgggattttgggaatttagTATGGATTTATTGGATTTCAGGAATTTCGGGAACAGGAGGAGCCCAggtttatgggattttgggaattctgggaatggaAGGAGCCTGAATTtactggattttgggaatttagCCCAggtttatgggattttgggaatttagccatatttatgggattttgggatttctgggaatgGGAGGAGCCTGggtttatgggattttgggaatttagCTGGGGTTTATTGGATTTTGTGAATTCTGGAGGTGGGACAATAGCCCAGATTTATGGGATACCACATCCTGAGGGGAGGTTCGGGGTCAAGCTGCAATTCCAGGATATTCCCACAGCTCCAcgcccctccagcccctctggaatGCTCCCTGTTCTGGAGATTCCCATTCCTTCTCAATGTTCCAACCCGGAGCTGACAGCTGAGCCCAGGAGGATggggaattccatgggaattccatgggaattccGGGATTCCCGCTGTGCTTCCAGGCTCGGCGCTGGCGTATTCCGCCTACGTATTCCCACCGGAATGGGTCGGGAGCACATTCCATAATTTCTACGTTCCCGTGGCCGTGTTCAACTCCGCGCTCAGCACCGGCCTGTCCTGCTATTCCAGGTGGGATCCAACGGCACCGGGAATTCGGGATGGAGGGTTTGGTCATGGATCGGGACAGCCGGGAGGTCGGGAAGGGGAAACAGGGAATTTTCCCGGTGGGAAATGAGGAGAATTCCGTGATGGAAATGTGGGATAATGGGAGAACTTGGATTCTGGGAAGTTCCAAAGGGGATTTATGGAATACTAGAATGGTAGAATGTAGAATTCCCAGTGTATCCCATGTGGAATTCCCAGTGTATCCCATGTGGAATTCCCGgtgtttcccaggtttctggaggCAGAGCGGCCTTGCCTGAGCAAAGTTTCCCGAACTTTGGCCTTTGTGTATCCCTACATTTTCGACAGCATCCCAGTTTTCTACAGGGTGAGTATCccacaaaatcctggaaaatttcAGCTACCTCAGcctggaattatttgggaaaacAATTCCCAGCTCGGGGTTTGAAAGGCAAACAAACTCCGGCAGGAAAAGGCTCACggatattttttcctgctccGAGTGCCGGCAGATTCCTCTCACTTCAAAGGGCTGGAAAATTCCTGCcttgggaggctgggaggggccttttccagggatttaactggagcagggtgggaatttggggaggtaGGAGTGGGGGTGAGGGGAGTGGGGAAGTGGGAATGGCTGTGGCTCCtttgggatggatggatggatggatggatggattgaaCAATTCACAGATGGATGAGTTgattggatggatggatgaatggacTGAAGGATtcatggatgatggatggatggatggatggatggatggatggatggatggatggacggacaGATGGATCcttatttttcctggaattgGGTTGGgtggaaaactgggaatggctgtggctcctttgggatggatggatggatggatggacgggTTGAAGGATTTTTGGATGAATGGATGCATGGATTGAAGGATTCATGAATGGATTCATGGAAGGACTGAAGGACTCATGGATggatgaagggatggatggatggagggaaggaaggattcatggatggatggatggattgaacaattcatggatggatggatggatggatggatggatggatggatggatggatggagggatgggtCACTCCCGTTTTTCCCGGCAGCTCTCCCGGAGCCGCTCCGAGGGCTCTCTCCCGCTGCATTCCCGGCACAGCCTCTGCGCCCTCCTCACCTTCCTGAGCTTCACCTCCCGCCTGCCCGAGCGCCTGGCGCCCGGGAGCTTCGACCTCATCGGTGAGCATTCCAGGGAATGCCGGGAATGAAccctgggaatgcagggaaTGAAccctgggaatggtgggaatgaaccctgggaatgcagggaaTGAACCCAGGGAATCCTGGAAATGAACCCAGGGAATCTCAAGAATAAACCCAGGGAGTGCCAGGAATAACCCCATGGGATCCCAGGAATTTACTCAGGAAATGCCAGGAATTAACCCCATAGAATCCTGGGAATAAACCCCCTGAGCCACAGGCATTGGGAATAGGAATTTGTGGGATGATCAAACCCCAGGAATTGGGAAAAAGAATTTGTAGAATAAATATTCCAGGTGAATATTTATTATGGATGCCAGATGAAGTGGGATGAGCACTATTCaatcctggaatcctggaattccGAGATGCTTTGGATGGGCAGTGACACCTCCCAATATTCCAGAGCACTCCAAGCTCCCGGAGCATTCTGTGGATTTGGAACCCACCTGGCCCAGCCAAACACCCATGGACTTCCCAtggaatttccatggaattcttGGAATTTTCTgtcacagggcacagccaccaGGTTTTCCACGTCTGCGGGATTTTGGGAACGCTCTTCCAGCTGGAAGCCATCTCCATGGACATGGCGGAGCGGCAGGGCCGCTTCCCACTTCCCTCTTCCCTGGAAACCTTTggatccctgggaatgggagcagctgccagcctggccatcCTCGGGATCTGCTTCCACAACCTCCGCCTGCAGCctctttcccaggaaaaatcccactAGAATCAGGGATTGCCTCAGATTTCTGGGAGCAGCCGCATTCCAGAGGTGTCTATGGGGATGAGGGGGAGTTTGATGGCCTGGAAATCGTTCTTTGGGAATTTCCCAAGGGAAAACTGCACTGGTTTTGCCCATGGATGGGCTGGGAAACGCTTCCCATCCCATCATTATCCACAGGGAAAGCGTCAAATAATCGGGATTTGATCCCTGAAAGGGGAAGGAAGCGCTCAAAAGATCCCAAAGAATTCAGGATCCCTCAGGTCTGCCTTGGGGAGAAATCCAGGGAATGTTGGCATCCCAGTGAAGCCAAGCACTGCCTAATTCCTGTTTTCCCCTTGGAAGTGGCATTCCTTTGGAATTTCAAGCCTTGTGCTCAGCCCAAGTGCCTGGAAACGTGGGATGGAGGGATTGGAGTTTCCCTCCTGTTTTAATTCCCACTGTTTTCACTCATTATCCAGGAAAAGGGATTCCAGGAGAGCTCCAATGGGATGTTCCTGCAGGAAAGCTCTTCCAGGGTTTAATtccaggaaatcctgggaaGTTCATTCCCATGGGAATCCCACATGGGGGATGGAATGAAGAAATTCCATCCTGTTCCAGGTATtcctgggatggatcctgggacagggagagctcCACGCCCCAACCTcccgggatttgggatcctttgggaaaaggtttttaatgttttcctgggatgagggatgggattgggatccgTGGGGAGATgccaggagaaaagcaggatttgggacAGCTCAGGGATTAAAAGCACCCTGGAGTTTTAaagaattcccaggattttccctctgttgttccttgttttccttccctgctgctcctggatttTGCAGGAAGAGCCTGGAGCTCTCGGCCTTTCCCAGGATCCAGGTTTTCCTCttggattttcctgctgcttaaTTCTTTGGGAATATTTCCCTGGATAATCCCACCAGTCTTccattaatttcctttaattgcttttgctgcactttgggagctgctggaatttgggataaCACAATAAAATCTGGGATGAACGGGTTAAATATGGGATAAATCAATCCTTGGGAAAGCTGGCTGGGATTTTCGGGATATTTATAAGCACTGGAATTGTTTTTCCAACGGTTTTATTAAATTAACATAAATCACTGATTTTAATCTgcttaataataaaaatatttctgggaaaaCGAATCCCTTTGGAGATCATTGCTGATAATTCCAGAGTTTATTTACTTTGGGAGCTGCCGTGACCGGGGAGGAATCCGGCTGGGGTTGGAGAGCCCGGAAAAACATCAGGAATCATCCCAGAATTATTCCAGGTCGTTCAACTTCTGAACTGAAATCCTCCCGTCCTCTGCAATGtcgggaattttgggaaaactgGGATGGGATGCCAGAATTCCACGGGATCCACCCAAGGAATGGGTGATGCTGGATCTTGGAGCAGCATAGGGAGAGGATTTTTCCGGCTTTTTACCAAAAATGTCTGGATTTTCCTCAATTCCCTTcccaggaggaaggaaaactcCATATCCAGTTGTTCCAAGGAAATAAACTGGGATGTTTCTTTGTGGAATGTTAATCCACGGcaaatcccaaagaaatccaGGAATTTTGAGACCAAATTCCAACGAACCTCCCTCATCCCTCCTTAAGCCACGAGGatttggaaaagctggaaaagagcaggaatttcAGGGTCCTCCAGGTCATTTTATCCCCTTTTTTAATATCCTTGAAGTGCATCTTGGAAACATTCAggaatttggaataaaaatgggaattccctggaatttaaaaggaattgaatccccctccccagttcCCCATTGGAATCCACTCCCTTGGCAggaaatttgcttttctctggacTTGTTCTGCCGGATTTTTCCCACGTGTCCCAACATCACATTTCCATGGATCATTTCCCACAGGTTGGGAATTAACTCGCTTCCATCAGGTTGGGAATTAATTCCAACAGGTTGGGAATTAACTCATTTCCATATGGTTGGGAATAATTTCCAACAGGTTGGGGATTAACTAATTTTCATTGGGTTGGGATTTAACTCATTTTCCACATGTTGGGATTTAACTCATTTCCATTGGGTTGGGAATTAACTCCTTTCCATCAAGTTGGGAATTAATTCATTTCCTTTGGGTTGGGAATTAACTCATTTTCCACATGTTGGGAATTCACTCCTTTCCATCACGTTGGGAATTAACTGAGTGACTGAGCCACCTCCAGGCGGGCACACATAGAATCTCTGGCTCTGCACACACTCCGCATTCCACCTGTTTTCCTGAAAGATTAGAATTAAGCggaaaaaacggggaaaaaaaccagaaaaacgGGGATCGCCCGGGACCGGGATTCGAACCCGCGGTCGCATCCCTTCCACCGTGACGGCCAGCAGGGGGCGCCCGCGCCTCGAGCCGCGCCCCTTCGGCGTCGCCGTGCGTCGGTGACGTCACGGGCGGCGCGCGCGCTGATTGGCCGGATTTGAATCGCGGCGGGCGCGCGGCGGCCGCTCGGTGCCAGCGCGAGCCCCGGGCCCTGTCGCGACAGCGGCGGCGCCACCCGCGACATGAAGGCGGCGTGAGTGGCTCCACAGGCCCCGGGGCGGCGGGGAGGCGGCAGCTTTGGGGGGTCCCCGGGGTGGTGGGTGCCCCCGGTCCTGCTcggcctgtccctgtcccgtgcCCGGTTCCTTCCCTGTCCCGGTCCTGTCCCGGTCCTGTCCCGGTCCTGTCCCGGTCCTGTCTCGGTCCggtcccgctgtcccctcacGGCTCTCTCCCCTCAGTAGGGCCAAGACGCCGCGGAGGCCGAAGAAAGCCACGAACCCCACGCTGAAGGACCCGGTGGGGGTGAGTGCGGGGCTCATCCCGAATTCCCTGGTTCCCACTTCCCGAAATTCCCGGGATTATTGCCGTGTTCATCCCGAATTCCCTGGTTCCCACCTCCCAAAGTTGCCGGGGTTATTGCCAGGCTCATCCTAAATTCCCTGTTTCCCACCTTCCAAAGTTCCCGGGATTATTGCCGGGTTTATCCCAAACTCCCTGATTCCCACCTCTCAAAATTCCCGGGATTATTGCCGAGCTCATCTCGAATTCCCCTGATTCCCACTTCCCAAAATTCCCG
Coding sequences within it:
- the PAQR5 gene encoding membrane progestin receptor gamma translates to MLSSKPRLLRAHQVPESYREPGILSGYRPPRSSVSECLLSLFGMNNETLNIWTHLVPAGYFLWLLLARLRDSGVEPGAGPFLAYLGTCALYPLASSAAHTLGAVGGHGRHRAYCCDYAALSLYSLGSALAYSAYVFPPEWVGSTFHNFYVPVAVFNSALSTGLSCYSRFLEAERPCLSKVSRTLAFVYPYIFDSIPVFYRLSRSRSEGSLPLHSRHSLCALLTFLSFTSRLPERLAPGSFDLIGHSHQVFHVCGILGTLFQLEAISMDMAERQGRFPLPSSLETFGSLGMGAAASLAILGICFHNLRLQPLSQEKSH